From Hoeflea sp. 108:
ATCACGTAGAGCGGCAGCAGGTAGTAGACCGCAAACAGGATCAGCACGACATAGATGAGAGCTCGGGCGAAGATGCCGTTGCGGGTGGCAACGTCCTGGGAAGCGGCGCTCATTTCTTCTTCCCCAGTTCCGAGTAGAGATAGGGCACGATGATCGTGAAGATCATCATCATCATGATGATCGCCGAGGCCGCGCCCATGCCCATTTCGTTGCGGCCGAAGGTGAATTTCTGCATGAATAGCGCGGGCGTCCAGGTCGCGGTGCCGGGGCCGCCGTCGGTCATCGCCACCACAAGGTCGTAGGACTTGATGGCCAGGTGTGCGAGCACCACGAAGGCCGACAGGAACACCGGCCGCATCAGCGGAATGATGATCCGGCGGTAGATGGTCATGGTCGAGGCGCCGTCGATCTGGGCTGCCTTGATGATCTCGTTGTCGACGCCGCGCAGGCCGGCGAGGAACATAGCCATGACGAAGCCTGACGACTGCCAGACGGCTGCGATGACGATGGTGTAGATCGCCATCGGACCTTCCTTGATCCAGCGGAACGAGAAGCTTTCCCACCCCCAGGACTGCATCACGTGTTCGAGGCCGATGCCGGGATCGAGGAACCATTTCCAGGCAACGCCGGTGACGATGAAGGACAGCGCCATCGGGTAGAGATAGATCGGCCTGAGAACACCCTCGCCGCGAATCTTCTGGTCGAGGAAGATGGCCAGCGCC
This genomic window contains:
- a CDS encoding sugar ABC transporter permease, with the translated sequence MADLTTTAVPRTATETRATLQEWLPKLVLAPSFAVILIFVYGFIIFTAFLSFSGSKLLPDFSTWVGFNNYVRLFNHPNWIVALKNLAIFSVLYIVICSAIGLALAIFLDQKIRGEGVLRPIYLYPMALSFIVTGVAWKWFLDPGIGLEHVMQSWGWESFSFRWIKEGPMAIYTIVIAAVWQSSGFVMAMFLAGLRGVDNEIIKAAQIDGASTMTIYRRIIIPLMRPVFLSAFVVLAHLAIKSYDLVVAMTDGGPGTATWTPALFMQKFTFGRNEMGMGAASAIIMMMMIFTIIVPYLYSELGKKK